A window of the Streptomyces sp. NBC_00250 genome harbors these coding sequences:
- a CDS encoding sensor histidine kinase, whose protein sequence is MTTTGADRDAVGVGNWWWWGRRRSAVLDVGLALVSAVECGLEGVRFAEQASLPVPLGVLFGLMVGSVLLVRRRWPIWVVLVSIAVTPAEMGFLMGIVGLYSLAASEVPRRITALLTGMSTVAVFVVTVVRMRQDVAQADVGQPDIDPSGWYVTVVALFMTLGLNAPPMLFGLYIGARRRLMESLRERADSLEQELSLLADRAEQRAQWARQEERTRIAREMHDVVAHRVSLMVVHAAALQAVALKDPQKAVRNAALVGDMGRQALTELREMVGVLREGSAPVGPAPVPLAAVGRAAAAAAEAAAEDGPCLDALEALCEQSRLAGAAVEFVVIGEARAYPPEVERTAYRVVQEALTNVHKHAAGAEVVVRLAHRDAEVAMQVENGPCPTDAGVADVRLPSGGNGLVGMRERVLRLGGVFVSGATDAGGFKVSAVLPTVTGE, encoded by the coding sequence ATGACCACAACGGGGGCAGACCGGGACGCCGTGGGCGTCGGGAATTGGTGGTGGTGGGGGAGACGGCGGAGTGCCGTCCTCGACGTGGGGCTTGCCCTCGTGTCCGCCGTCGAGTGCGGGCTCGAAGGGGTGCGGTTCGCCGAGCAGGCCTCGTTGCCCGTTCCGCTGGGGGTGCTGTTCGGACTCATGGTCGGGTCGGTGCTGCTCGTGCGGCGCCGGTGGCCCATCTGGGTCGTGCTCGTCTCCATCGCCGTGACGCCCGCCGAGATGGGCTTCCTCATGGGGATCGTCGGGCTGTACTCGCTCGCCGCCTCCGAGGTGCCCCGGCGGATCACCGCGCTGCTCACCGGCATGTCGACGGTCGCCGTGTTCGTCGTGACCGTGGTGCGGATGCGGCAGGACGTCGCCCAGGCCGATGTCGGGCAGCCGGACATCGACCCGAGCGGCTGGTACGTGACGGTCGTCGCGCTCTTCATGACCCTCGGGCTCAACGCGCCGCCGATGCTCTTCGGCCTCTACATAGGGGCGCGCCGCCGGCTCATGGAGAGCCTGCGGGAGCGGGCGGACAGTCTGGAGCAGGAGCTGTCGCTGCTCGCCGACCGGGCGGAGCAGCGGGCGCAGTGGGCGCGGCAGGAGGAGCGGACGCGGATCGCCCGGGAGATGCACGACGTGGTGGCGCACCGGGTGTCGTTGATGGTGGTGCACGCGGCGGCGCTGCAGGCGGTGGCGTTGAAGGATCCGCAGAAGGCCGTGCGCAACGCCGCGCTGGTGGGGGACATGGGGCGGCAGGCGCTGACCGAGTTGCGGGAGATGGTGGGTGTGCTGCGGGAGGGGTCCGCTCCCGTGGGTCCTGCCCCGGTGCCGCTGGCCGCGGTGGGGCGGGCCGCCGCCGCTGCCGCCGAGGCGGCTGCCGAGGACGGGCCTTGTCTGGACGCTCTGGAGGCCCTGTGCGAGCAGTCGCGGCTGGCCGGGGCGGCCGTGGAGTTCGTGGTGATCGGTGAGGCGCGCGCGTATCCGCCGGAGGTGGAGCGGACGGCGTACCGGGTCGTGCAGGAGGCGCTGACCAACGTTCACAAGCATGCGGCGGGTGCCGAGGTCGTGGTGCGGCTCGCGCACCGGGACGCCGAGGTCGCGATGCAGGTGGAGAACGGCCCCTGCCCCACGGACGCGGGCGTCGCCGACGTACGGCTGCCGAGCGGCGGGAACGGGCTCGTGGGCATGCGGGAGCGGGTGCTGCGGCTCGGCGGGGTGTTCGTCTCCGGGGCGACCGACGCCGGTGGGTTCAAGGTGTCGGCGGTGCTGCCCACGGTCACCGGGGAGTGA
- a CDS encoding SUKH-3 domain-containing protein yields MPDHLSTTRFPVNVDAALREAGWQPGRWDIKLAEEWADTLRAHISPAGHRHSVFPAAVEAWAEFGGLRITAPGHGRQIAPAAVRFDPLAGLHLSRTLADLGRALDTELAPLGEEGDHQAILAMDMEGRVYSLDHAGDWYLGKDIDAALSTLITGAQPPRLTAG; encoded by the coding sequence ATGCCCGACCACCTCAGCACCACCCGGTTCCCGGTCAACGTCGACGCCGCCCTCCGCGAGGCCGGCTGGCAGCCCGGCCGCTGGGACATCAAGCTCGCCGAAGAATGGGCCGACACCCTGCGCGCCCACATCTCCCCCGCCGGACACCGGCACAGCGTGTTCCCCGCGGCCGTCGAGGCCTGGGCCGAATTCGGCGGCCTGCGGATCACCGCACCCGGCCACGGACGCCAGATAGCTCCGGCGGCCGTACGCTTCGACCCGCTCGCCGGACTCCACCTCTCCCGCACCCTCGCGGACCTCGGCCGCGCCCTGGACACGGAGCTCGCACCACTCGGCGAGGAGGGCGACCACCAGGCGATCCTCGCCATGGACATGGAGGGACGGGTCTACAGCCTCGACCACGCGGGCGACTGGTACCTCGGCAAGGACATCGACGCGGCGCTCTCCACCCTGATCACCGGGGCACAGCCGCCCCGGCTGACGGCGGGGTGA
- a CDS encoding YwqJ-related putative deaminase yields MQTAPTPTQGDPRLNWSSSAEATRAPLLRQRRDGILPTVGAALSVRGETTLTCTAGRGDRPPALHALVQDFLDTLTSGQRERFTGRCPEAILLSRHLTATENARSKRAQRKPLTHGEARRSLKHAKLTARRIREDGDPLHGSYAAPCRSCTAMLAHFGVRTVDPTTVENG; encoded by the coding sequence ATGCAAACAGCACCTACGCCCACACAGGGTGACCCACGCCTCAACTGGAGCAGCAGCGCCGAAGCCACGCGCGCGCCCTTACTGCGACAGCGCCGCGACGGCATCCTTCCCACCGTCGGGGCCGCCCTCTCCGTACGCGGCGAGACGACCCTCACGTGCACCGCCGGCCGCGGCGACCGGCCGCCCGCCCTGCACGCCCTCGTCCAGGACTTCCTGGACACCCTCACCAGCGGCCAGCGCGAACGCTTCACCGGCCGATGTCCCGAGGCGATCCTGCTCTCCCGGCACCTCACCGCCACCGAGAACGCCCGCTCCAAGCGCGCCCAGCGCAAACCGCTCACCCACGGCGAGGCCCGCCGCTCCCTCAAGCACGCCAAGCTCACCGCGCGGCGCATCCGCGAGGACGGCGACCCGCTGCACGGCAGCTACGCCGCACCCTGCCGCTCCTGCACGGCGATGCTCGCCCACTTCGGTGTCCGCACCGTCGACCCCACCACTGTCGAGAACGGCTGA
- a CDS encoding SMI1/KNR4 family protein translates to MTTGRLGQDTAPPNAAYAGQVVHFPDPVRASRHPRGVRVDEFGHPDFSPYARAAAEIADPPEGFGVDELRLTDYVSANAAMAATGHELWDTIPAVATPHGWTWHHVARSRRMELVPVEVKALLRHHGGVATAAVDHTKRGTRPLQETRPAHFGLPKGLVSVSEQQLQGVEEDLGYRLPGAYRSFLKAAGGCAPVGAALDAELGLLVDQPFFTVREEAGVNDLVYVNKCLRDHLTKDYLGVAFVQGGLIALKVRGEGVGSVWFCAYDDARDSGEVAAGWSVGERVERLLLPCGADFDVFLQRLAGNPPELETVANLMVDGGFARAVPVVPVGE, encoded by the coding sequence ATGACGACAGGTCGGCTCGGGCAGGACACCGCGCCACCGAACGCGGCCTATGCCGGGCAGGTCGTGCACTTCCCGGACCCGGTCCGTGCTTCCCGTCACCCGAGAGGGGTACGGGTGGACGAGTTCGGTCATCCGGACTTCTCGCCGTACGCGCGTGCGGCGGCGGAGATCGCCGATCCGCCGGAGGGTTTCGGTGTCGACGAGCTGAGGCTCACGGACTACGTGTCGGCGAACGCGGCGATGGCGGCGACCGGTCATGAGCTGTGGGACACGATTCCGGCGGTGGCGACTCCGCACGGCTGGACCTGGCACCATGTGGCGCGCAGTCGCCGGATGGAGTTGGTCCCGGTCGAGGTGAAGGCCTTGCTGCGCCATCACGGTGGGGTGGCGACGGCTGCCGTCGACCACACGAAGCGGGGTACGCGCCCGTTGCAGGAGACCCGGCCGGCGCACTTCGGGCTGCCGAAGGGTCTGGTGTCGGTGTCGGAGCAGCAGCTCCAGGGTGTCGAGGAGGATCTCGGCTACCGGCTTCCGGGGGCGTACCGCTCGTTCCTGAAGGCGGCGGGCGGTTGCGCTCCGGTGGGTGCGGCGCTCGACGCGGAGCTGGGGCTCCTGGTCGACCAGCCGTTCTTCACGGTGCGGGAGGAGGCGGGCGTCAATGACCTCGTCTACGTCAACAAGTGCCTGCGTGACCATCTGACCAAGGACTATCTGGGCGTCGCGTTCGTCCAGGGCGGTCTGATCGCGCTGAAGGTGCGGGGTGAGGGGGTCGGTTCGGTGTGGTTCTGCGCGTACGACGACGCCCGGGACTCCGGCGAGGTGGCGGCCGGCTGGTCGGTGGGTGAGCGGGTGGAGCGTCTGCTGCTGCCCTGTGGTGCGGACTTCGACGTGTTCTTGCAGCGGCTGGCGGGCAATCCGCCGGAGCTCGAGACGGTGGCGAACCTGATGGTGGACGGTGGCTTCGCGCGTGCGGTGCCCGTGGTCCCGGTGGGGGAGTGA
- a CDS encoding SUKH-4 family immunity protein, whose product MVTFAQAQERAEEWINGELPSYQHREVRVREFELGFVVWAEDREGGPTSDGGRQRLVIARDSGEATLWPGLPVGEVIRRYEEEYGAAEDVPAQAAVPAARIDLNQTSFLLSPPEWLQDAADRIGLPKQPNASQESASSSASVDDVSEPVAAGETGPSVSVASSSSSSSLGGGEAGGGVAYEPTAMDGVPAETPAAVSVAPAPAPVSVAPAPVAPVAPVATPTPPAPTPAPAPAPAPVATSAPTPAPAPSPWADANASSGGADGAVPLPATVFAPALSGTDDEDTPPPQVGADAPTALMKGGSALPPTAVAPRLDPAAPPPAGVQTAPPAPPAGPGAPLPPPPPAPSAPGGGDIADAATSKAALPPKSGRGPAAPPPPPGAPGVPGGSSGAGAYIPTQLVSQLGPEGLRPPAPAPPGPPGPPPAPTPPGSPTPPQPVHHAATMLAHPNQGGPGAPPPPPPPPGVPGTPAGGIEHAATMLAHPGPAGPAAPQPPAPPGPVRPMQGGQAYAGPPAPAPAPVPGPVPPAYGYPQPAGQPTVGPGYQAVLRYRAPDGSETQIIRRSAPGTPHPEWQILHELRAMNVPPQQVLELHTELESCELPGGYCARMIRETWPQARITSIAPYGRDHAGRQQGMQQLITHQGELHQVADGPARPAPVRAPLPQVQPAPPVPPEAIAQELAGAFGPGVLRFDQRAVSRQGVPELVARTLVWAGLPADFGPFFWAQPAMPVVPTLAELAAQRQVQSAPDASSYLVLGSDFGRAICVQYGTAHIVAVPVEAGPGGQSVPPQFVNTGLPEFTRAMALLGRMWRLRFGLNPEQAGRWTVDFQAQLAMLDPAALSSPENWWSVLLEQMWDGLL is encoded by the coding sequence GTGGTGACGTTCGCGCAGGCGCAGGAGCGCGCCGAGGAATGGATCAACGGCGAGCTGCCGTCGTACCAGCACCGTGAGGTGCGGGTACGGGAGTTCGAACTGGGTTTCGTGGTGTGGGCCGAGGACCGCGAGGGCGGTCCGACCTCGGACGGCGGCCGTCAGCGGCTGGTGATCGCCCGCGACAGCGGTGAGGCGACGCTGTGGCCGGGGCTGCCGGTGGGCGAGGTGATCCGCCGGTACGAGGAGGAGTACGGGGCCGCGGAGGACGTTCCGGCGCAGGCGGCCGTTCCGGCGGCCCGGATCGATCTGAACCAGACGTCGTTCCTGTTGAGTCCGCCGGAGTGGCTGCAGGACGCGGCGGATCGGATCGGGCTGCCGAAGCAGCCGAACGCGTCGCAGGAGAGTGCGAGTTCGTCGGCGTCGGTGGACGACGTGTCGGAGCCGGTGGCGGCGGGCGAGACCGGGCCTTCGGTCTCGGTCGCTTCGTCTTCCTCGTCCTCTTCCCTGGGCGGGGGAGAAGCGGGGGGTGGCGTCGCGTACGAGCCGACCGCGATGGACGGGGTTCCGGCGGAGACGCCGGCGGCGGTGTCCGTGGCTCCGGCTCCGGCTCCGGTGTCCGTGGCTCCGGCTCCGGTTGCTCCGGTTGCTCCGGTTGCGACTCCGACCCCGCCCGCCCCGACGCCGGCCCCGGCGCCTGCCCCGGCTCCCGTGGCGACGTCCGCGCCGACTCCCGCGCCCGCGCCCAGTCCGTGGGCCGACGCCAATGCGAGTTCCGGTGGTGCGGACGGGGCGGTGCCGTTGCCCGCGACCGTGTTCGCGCCCGCGCTGTCGGGGACGGACGACGAGGACACCCCGCCGCCGCAGGTGGGCGCCGACGCGCCGACCGCCCTGATGAAGGGCGGCAGCGCGCTGCCGCCGACCGCCGTGGCGCCCCGGCTCGACCCGGCCGCGCCGCCGCCGGCGGGTGTTCAGACGGCTCCGCCCGCTCCTCCGGCCGGCCCTGGAGCGCCGCTGCCTCCTCCGCCGCCCGCGCCCTCGGCGCCGGGAGGCGGGGACATCGCCGACGCCGCGACCAGCAAGGCCGCGCTGCCGCCGAAGAGCGGCCGCGGTCCTGCGGCGCCGCCTCCGCCGCCGGGCGCCCCGGGTGTTCCGGGTGGCTCGTCGGGTGCGGGGGCGTACATCCCCACGCAGCTGGTGTCGCAGCTCGGGCCCGAGGGGCTCCGGCCGCCCGCGCCCGCGCCGCCGGGTCCTCCCGGTCCGCCGCCCGCTCCGACGCCGCCCGGTTCGCCGACGCCGCCGCAGCCCGTGCACCACGCGGCGACGATGCTGGCGCATCCGAACCAGGGCGGTCCGGGCGCGCCTCCGCCGCCCCCGCCGCCGCCGGGTGTGCCCGGCACGCCCGCGGGCGGTATCGAGCATGCCGCGACGATGCTGGCCCACCCGGGTCCGGCCGGTCCGGCGGCGCCGCAGCCTCCGGCCCCGCCGGGTCCGGTGCGGCCGATGCAAGGGGGTCAGGCGTACGCGGGACCGCCCGCTCCCGCTCCCGCGCCCGTCCCCGGTCCCGTACCTCCCGCGTACGGGTATCCGCAGCCCGCGGGGCAGCCGACGGTCGGTCCCGGCTACCAGGCGGTGTTGCGTTATCGCGCGCCCGACGGTTCCGAGACGCAGATCATCCGGCGTTCGGCGCCGGGCACCCCGCATCCGGAGTGGCAGATCCTGCACGAGCTGCGCGCGATGAACGTGCCGCCGCAGCAGGTGCTCGAACTGCACACGGAGCTGGAGTCCTGTGAGCTGCCGGGTGGTTACTGCGCGCGGATGATCCGGGAGACCTGGCCGCAGGCGCGGATCACCAGCATCGCCCCGTACGGTCGCGATCACGCGGGCCGTCAGCAGGGCATGCAGCAGCTCATCACCCATCAGGGCGAGTTGCATCAGGTCGCGGACGGTCCCGCACGGCCCGCCCCGGTGCGGGCGCCGCTGCCGCAGGTGCAGCCGGCGCCGCCGGTTCCGCCGGAGGCGATCGCGCAGGAGCTGGCCGGGGCGTTCGGTCCGGGGGTCCTCCGTTTCGACCAGCGCGCGGTGTCCCGGCAGGGTGTGCCGGAGCTGGTGGCGCGGACGCTGGTGTGGGCGGGTCTGCCGGCCGACTTCGGGCCGTTCTTCTGGGCGCAGCCCGCGATGCCGGTGGTGCCGACGCTGGCCGAGCTGGCGGCGCAGCGGCAGGTTCAGTCGGCGCCGGACGCGAGTTCGTACCTGGTGCTCGGTTCGGACTTCGGCCGGGCGATCTGTGTCCAGTACGGGACCGCGCACATCGTGGCGGTGCCGGTGGAGGCCGGCCCGGGCGGGCAGTCGGTGCCGCCGCAGTTCGTGAACACCGGGCTGCCGGAGTTCACGCGGGCGATGGCGCTGCTCGGGCGGATGTGGCGGCTGCGGTTCGGGCTCAACCCCGAGCAGGCCGGTCGCTGGACGGTCGATTTCCAGGCGCAGTTGGCGATGCTGGATCCGGCGGCGCTGTCGTCGCCGGAGAACTGGTGGTCGGTGCTCCTGGAGCAGATGTGGGACGGCCTGCTGTAG
- a CDS encoding cellulose-binding protein, which produces MSFAVGRGRGYRPEQVDRHLAALSEDRDGAWERAARLTVLAKEMEAEAARLREAVEALVPHRYEVLGDRARKILELAEQEDETLVRAAEAEAQSLAEAAEAAAREAAESARAYAEGVRAAAEAAARATLEAARGRAEELTTEAGREAEERSTGARQVFEETERRAAELLEKQGAKQSAARDEAERTAEGEAAALDARHEELLTRAEARLAEAQRSLAETEEQARHGQEDAEARAGELLAEARMKAERAERETERVLREHEEARDEIHGHMEHIRNSLAALTGRVGADPAPERRDEREGPAPESDADPS; this is translated from the coding sequence ATGAGTTTCGCTGTCGGACGGGGGCGCGGGTACCGGCCCGAGCAGGTCGACCGCCATCTCGCCGCGCTCTCCGAGGACCGTGACGGAGCCTGGGAGCGGGCCGCGCGGCTCACCGTCCTCGCGAAGGAGATGGAGGCCGAGGCGGCGAGGCTGCGCGAGGCCGTCGAGGCGCTCGTGCCGCACCGCTACGAGGTGCTCGGCGACCGGGCGCGGAAGATCCTGGAGCTCGCCGAGCAGGAGGACGAGACGCTCGTACGGGCGGCCGAGGCCGAGGCGCAGTCCCTCGCGGAGGCCGCCGAGGCGGCGGCCCGGGAGGCGGCGGAGTCCGCGCGGGCGTATGCGGAGGGCGTCCGGGCGGCTGCCGAGGCGGCGGCCCGCGCGACCCTGGAGGCGGCGCGGGGGCGGGCCGAGGAGCTGACGACGGAGGCGGGCCGCGAGGCGGAGGAGCGGTCGACCGGGGCGCGGCAGGTTTTCGAGGAGACCGAGCGGCGCGCGGCGGAGCTGCTGGAGAAGCAGGGCGCGAAGCAGTCGGCGGCACGGGACGAGGCGGAGCGTACGGCGGAGGGCGAGGCGGCAGCCCTGGACGCCCGCCACGAGGAGCTGCTGACCCGGGCGGAGGCCCGGCTCGCCGAGGCGCAGCGGTCCCTTGCGGAGACCGAGGAGCAGGCCCGGCACGGTCAGGAGGACGCCGAGGCGAGGGCGGGGGAGTTGCTCGCGGAGGCCCGGATGAAGGCGGAGCGGGCCGAGCGGGAGACGGAGCGGGTGCTGCGGGAGCACGAGGAGGCCCGGGACGAGATCCACGGCCACATGGAGCACATCCGCAACTCGCTGGCGGCGCTGACGGGGCGGGTGGGCGCGGATCCCGCGCCGGAGCGGCGGGACGAGCGGGAGGGGCCGGCGCCGGAGTCGGACGCCGACCCCTCCTAG
- a CDS encoding peptidase inhibitor family I36 protein yields MKLKRKLATIALTGGLALTGMAATAPSASAAEKCDSNQVCLYRATGFVRMGLETTDKNGCFDLYSLGFSQGVKSYINNLPVKVDIYHWNGNTHVYDGTIRPGGSSSNTGIRVFGTNGMACTGSAG; encoded by the coding sequence ATGAAGCTGAAGCGCAAGCTCGCGACGATCGCCCTCACCGGAGGGCTGGCCCTGACAGGGATGGCGGCGACGGCGCCGTCCGCCTCGGCGGCGGAGAAATGCGACTCGAACCAGGTGTGCCTCTACCGGGCGACCGGCTTCGTCCGCATGGGCCTGGAGACCACCGACAAGAACGGTTGCTTCGACCTGTACTCGCTCGGGTTCAGCCAGGGCGTCAAGTCGTACATCAACAACCTGCCGGTGAAGGTCGACATCTACCACTGGAACGGCAACACCCACGTGTACGACGGGACGATCCGGCCCGGCGGTTCCAGCTCCAACACCGGCATCAGGGTCTTCGGCACCAACGGCATGGCCTGCACGGGCAGCGCCGGCTAG
- a CDS encoding MmyB family transcriptional regulator, which yields MIDPVTVGFPKRLPGPGRRAPGLCQEQMDELLMRTPGTYNRFENGQLPNPHRNFLAAIAKILGLSEPEWTFLWQLTRKEAPPRPLHSTAGTSVAGVWQRVVEQIGGALAYVSDAEFDVIAHNEEFRSFFPRGQGPANMMRWLLLDPEARTEVLIDWEALWAPAIMPNLKQAVELRPDNPALVRLEQDVLADPVAGPLYRGCASVPVPHFDGSELPARHAVYGPGRLATCLAEPVTAPGARINVSFFVPAGALGFPSC from the coding sequence GTGATCGACCCTGTGACCGTGGGTTTCCCCAAGAGGCTGCCGGGCCCGGGGCGACGGGCCCCCGGTCTGTGCCAGGAGCAGATGGACGAGCTGCTCATGCGTACCCCGGGGACGTACAACCGCTTCGAGAACGGCCAACTCCCCAATCCGCACCGCAATTTCCTCGCTGCGATCGCGAAGATTCTCGGCTTGAGCGAGCCGGAGTGGACGTTCCTGTGGCAGCTGACCCGCAAGGAGGCCCCGCCCCGCCCGCTGCACAGCACCGCGGGGACGTCCGTGGCCGGGGTGTGGCAGCGGGTCGTCGAGCAGATCGGTGGGGCGCTGGCGTACGTCAGCGACGCCGAGTTCGACGTCATCGCCCACAACGAGGAGTTCCGCAGCTTCTTCCCGCGCGGGCAGGGCCCGGCCAACATGATGCGCTGGCTGCTCCTGGATCCCGAAGCCCGTACCGAGGTCCTGATCGACTGGGAGGCCCTCTGGGCGCCGGCCATCATGCCCAACCTCAAGCAGGCAGTGGAGCTGCGTCCGGACAATCCCGCGCTCGTCCGTCTCGAACAGGACGTCCTCGCCGACCCGGTGGCCGGCCCGCTCTACCGGGGCTGCGCCTCCGTCCCCGTGCCCCACTTCGACGGCTCCGAACTCCCCGCCCGGCACGCCGTGTACGGCCCCGGCCGGCTCGCGACCTGCCTCGCCGAGCCCGTCACCGCGCCCGGAGCCCGTATCAATGTCAGTTTCTTCGTTCCCGCCGGAGCCCTAGGCTTCCCGTCATGCTGA
- a CDS encoding VOC family protein: MLMKLTAVNLDCADPLALADFYRRATGLPLHGRSDGDFAGLGGGGDGPLIGFQRVDDYRPPTWPGQGVPQQLHLDFDVDDLDEAVDRLVEWGATVPDQQPRPDLWRVVLDPAGHPFCVSPRKRPGGA; this comes from the coding sequence ATGCTGATGAAGCTGACGGCGGTCAACCTCGACTGCGCCGACCCCCTGGCCCTCGCCGACTTCTACCGCCGGGCCACCGGACTCCCGCTCCACGGGCGCTCGGACGGGGACTTCGCGGGGCTCGGCGGCGGTGGGGACGGGCCGCTGATCGGTTTCCAGCGGGTCGACGACTACCGCCCGCCGACCTGGCCCGGCCAGGGCGTGCCGCAGCAGCTGCACCTGGACTTCGACGTCGACGACCTGGACGAGGCGGTGGACCGGCTCGTGGAGTGGGGCGCCACGGTGCCGGACCAGCAGCCCCGTCCCGATCTGTGGCGGGTGGTCCTGGACCCGGCGGGGCACCCGTTCTGCGTCTCGCCCCGGAAGCGGCCCGGCGGCGCCTGA
- a CDS encoding N-acetylmuramoyl-L-alanine amidase, whose translation MHVTRTRGRRLAAAAVTIVLAATGGTLTALPATAAPVPGATQQDQQTTVPFPRDADVVGAGPSGFLSKTRGSAPEYRWTWYADGSSTVLPGAYAVGGGTDLVVTGDQSLDYTSRRLTVHDMSTPATAAAAPVEVDLDALGGYHLSGMAGRTLLLTREEAGIWREYAATIEGGTAKVRWLVGGPGHECYPGEEGWSDTGSMLYDCWIGDRPMSAKVLVDLASDNRPTYLQVENEYAGQGAVSATHVAWRESRLSGKGIVVARRGATTEPKWIPTPDEDDPLYLVGGWLAYGQKAHIDWSDDGRPHPTKRPFTVRSAETDEKAVLLTAFSSAVAGPDGSLLVRGGNPEQGEGLYRISPRADGGRPEIELVASTGQSTVITLNGSSVPQTLSGDQLARGVDFGWDLSRGDATVTLTLKHIRSGQSLVKTWPAPAPADLVDGTPRTFTWHWDGKDLERPDGRLSPARAGEYEWKIVATPDEGIGPELVTTGRLAVNRPVAPHDFDGDGTADLFGRNPGGLLRSFRSEPVTVGGSVKSLGWEDVGGGWQTFDRLETAGNIAGSSWPDVLARDTTGVLWLYQGTGDRHKPLSGKTRIGGGWQTYDRIAAGSDVTGDGRPDLLATDKSGVLWLYPGTGNATAPFSARKAMGGGWGVYNELVAVGNFAGAPAGDLLARDKDGVLWQYLGKGDGTFAARTRVGGGWGGFRSLVGVGDANADGYADLMAVASDMTFYAGTGSWNAPLKGGVKTDVAGWVHDNDIAF comes from the coding sequence ATGCACGTCACACGCACGCGCGGCCGCCGTCTCGCGGCCGCCGCCGTCACCATCGTCCTCGCCGCCACGGGCGGCACGCTCACCGCACTCCCGGCCACGGCCGCACCCGTGCCGGGAGCCACGCAGCAGGACCAGCAGACCACCGTGCCGTTCCCGCGTGACGCGGACGTCGTCGGCGCGGGCCCGAGCGGCTTCCTGTCGAAGACCCGCGGCAGCGCGCCCGAGTACCGCTGGACCTGGTACGCGGACGGCTCCTCGACCGTCCTGCCCGGCGCCTACGCCGTCGGCGGCGGCACGGACCTCGTCGTCACCGGCGACCAGTCCCTCGACTACACCAGCCGACGGCTGACGGTCCACGACATGTCGACGCCCGCCACGGCCGCCGCGGCCCCGGTGGAGGTCGATCTCGACGCCCTCGGCGGCTACCACCTCTCCGGCATGGCGGGCAGGACCCTCCTCCTCACGCGGGAGGAAGCCGGTATCTGGCGCGAGTACGCCGCCACGATCGAGGGCGGCACGGCGAAGGTCCGCTGGCTCGTCGGGGGGCCCGGCCACGAGTGCTACCCCGGCGAGGAGGGCTGGTCCGACACCGGTTCCATGCTCTACGACTGCTGGATCGGCGACAGGCCGATGTCCGCCAAGGTCCTCGTCGACCTCGCCTCGGACAACAGGCCCACGTACCTGCAGGTCGAGAACGAGTACGCCGGGCAGGGCGCCGTCTCCGCGACGCACGTCGCCTGGCGCGAGTCGAGGCTCTCGGGCAAGGGGATCGTCGTCGCCCGCCGCGGTGCCACGACCGAGCCCAAGTGGATTCCGACGCCCGACGAGGACGACCCGCTGTACCTCGTCGGCGGCTGGCTGGCGTACGGGCAGAAGGCCCACATCGACTGGTCCGACGACGGCCGGCCGCACCCGACGAAGCGGCCCTTCACCGTCCGGTCGGCCGAGACCGACGAGAAGGCCGTCCTGCTCACCGCCTTCTCCTCCGCCGTCGCCGGCCCCGACGGCTCGCTGCTGGTGCGCGGCGGCAACCCCGAGCAGGGCGAGGGCCTCTACCGGATCTCGCCGCGCGCGGACGGCGGCCGGCCGGAGATCGAACTGGTCGCGTCCACGGGGCAGTCGACCGTCATCACCCTCAACGGCTCCAGCGTTCCGCAGACGCTCTCCGGCGACCAGCTCGCGCGCGGGGTCGACTTCGGCTGGGACCTGTCGCGGGGGGACGCGACCGTCACGCTCACCCTGAAGCACATCCGCAGTGGGCAGTCGCTCGTCAAGACGTGGCCCGCCCCCGCTCCCGCCGACCTCGTCGACGGGACACCGCGCACGTTCACCTGGCACTGGGACGGCAAGGACCTGGAACGCCCGGACGGGCGGCTGAGCCCGGCCCGCGCGGGTGAGTACGAGTGGAAGATCGTCGCCACGCCCGACGAGGGGATCGGTCCCGAGCTGGTCACCACCGGCCGCCTCGCCGTGAACCGGCCGGTGGCGCCGCACGACTTCGACGGCGACGGCACCGCCGACCTCTTCGGCCGGAACCCCGGCGGTCTCCTGCGGTCCTTCCGGAGCGAGCCCGTCACGGTGGGCGGATCGGTCAAGAGCCTCGGCTGGGAAGACGTCGGTGGCGGCTGGCAGACCTTCGACCGGCTGGAGACGGCGGGGAACATCGCGGGATCGTCCTGGCCCGACGTCCTCGCCCGGGACACGACGGGCGTCCTGTGGCTGTACCAGGGCACCGGCGACCGGCACAAGCCGCTCTCCGGCAAGACCCGGATCGGCGGCGGCTGGCAGACGTACGACCGGATCGCGGCCGGCAGCGACGTCACCGGCGACGGCCGTCCGGACCTCCTGGCCACGGACAAGTCCGGTGTCCTGTGGCTCTACCCGGGCACCGGGAACGCCACCGCCCCCTTCTCCGCCCGCAAGGCGATGGGCGGCGGCTGGGGTGTCTACAACGAGCTGGTCGCCGTGGGGAACTTCGCCGGAGCCCCGGCCGGTGACCTGCTGGCCCGGGACAAGGATGGTGTCCTCTGGCAGTACCTCGGCAAGGGCGACGGCACCTTCGCCGCCCGCACCCGGGTCGGCGGTGGCTGGGGCGGCTTCAGGAGCCTCGTCGGCGTCGGCGACGCCAACGCCGACGGGTACGCCGACCTCATGGCCGTCGCCTCCGACATGACGTTCTACGCCGGTACGGGGAGCTGGAACGCGCCGCTCAAGGGCGGGGTGAAGACCGACGTCGCGGGCTGGGTCCACGACAACGACATCGCGTTCTAG